TTTGCAGCAGCCTTTATAAATTCTCTAAATAACGGATGTGGTCTTGTTGGTCTTGATTTGAATTCTGGATGGAATTGTCCAGCAACAAACCAAGGGTGATCTTTATGCTCTACTATTTCAACTAATCTCTCATCTGGAGATATTCCTGATATTATAAGTCCTGCTTTAGTTAATAATTCTCTGTACTCATTGTTGAACTCATATCTATGTCTATGTCTTTCATACACTAAATCTTCTCCATAAGCTTCATGAGCTTTAGTTCCTTTGTATATCTTACATGGGTAAACTCCAAGTCTCATTGTTCCACCCATATCCTCGATATCCTCTTGATCTTCCATTAAAGCTATAACTGGATATTTAGTTTCTGGGTTAAGCTCTGATGAATGAGCTCCATCTAAACCTGCAACATGTCTTGCAAAGTCTACTACTGACAGTTGCATTCCAAGACATATTCCAAAGAAAGGAACCTTGTTCTCTCTAGCATATTTAGCAGCAGCTATCTTTCCTTCTACTCCTCTATCTCCGAATCCTCCTGGAACTAATATTCCGTCAGTATTCTTAAATAACTCAGCTGCATTATCAACAGTTACATCTTCAGCATTTACCCAGTCTATATCAATCTTAGCATCATTGTGTATTCCTGCATGCTTTAAAGATTCAGCTACTGATATATATGCATCTTGAAGTTCTACATACTTACCTACTAAAGCTATTTTAACAGTCTTTTTAAGCTGCTTTTCTTTCTCAACTATTTCAATCCAATTAGTAAGGTCATGATCTTTAGCATCAAGCTTAAGCTTGTCTACTACTAGTTGATCCAGTCCTTCTTCTTTAAGCATTAAAGGAATGCTGTATAAAGTCTCGGCATCTAAGTTTTGAATAACGTGATCTGGCTTTACGTTACAGAATAATCCTATCTTCTCCTTCATATCTTGTGATATAGGTTTTTCTGATCTACATACTAATAGATCTGGTTGAATACCTATACTTCTAAGTTCTTTAACTGAGTGTTGTGTAGGCTTAGTCTTTAACTCTCCTGATTTAGCAAGATAAGGAATTAGTGTTACATGGATATACATAACATTTTCTTCACCTGCATCGTACTTAACTTGTCTTATAGCTTCAAGGAATGGAAGTGACTCTATATCTCCTACTG
The window above is part of the Tepidibacter aestuarii genome. Proteins encoded here:
- a CDS encoding CTP synthase → MATKYIFVTGGVVSSLGKGITAASLGRLLKSRGLNVTIQKFDPYINIDPGTMSPYQHGEVFVTEDGAETDLDLGHYERFVDINLGKHSSVTTGKIYWSVLNKERRGDYLGATVQVIPHITNAIKDRAYKVGKESNVDVVITEIGGTVGDIESLPFLEAIRQVKYDAGEENVMYIHVTLIPYLAKSGELKTKPTQHSVKELRSIGIQPDLLVCRSEKPISQDMKEKIGLFCNVKPDHVIQNLDAETLYSIPLMLKEEGLDQLVVDKLKLDAKDHDLTNWIEIVEKEKQLKKTVKIALVGKYVELQDAYISVAESLKHAGIHNDAKIDIDWVNAEDVTVDNAAELFKNTDGILVPGGFGDRGVEGKIAAAKYARENKVPFFGICLGMQLSVVDFARHVAGLDGAHSSELNPETKYPVIALMEDQEDIEDMGGTMRLGVYPCKIYKGTKAHEAYGEDLVYERHRHRYEFNNEYRELLTKAGLIISGISPDERLVEIVEHKDHPWFVAGQFHPEFKSRPTRPHPLFREFIKAAAK